The window TGCGTGTGAACGCATACACTTGGCGGCCCTGATGCGCTGCCACCTGCGCGACGATGTGCGCCGCAGCCCCGAAACCGTACAGACCGATCCGCCGGGCCTGCCCCGCGAGGCGCAACGACCGGAACCCGATCAAGCCGGCGCACAAGAGGGGCGCCGCGGCAGCGTCGGAGAAGCCGCGCGGAATCGGAAAGCAATAGCGTTGGTCCGCCACCGCATAGTCAGCGTAGCCTCCGTTGATTTGGTAGCCCGTAAACCGGGCCCGCCCGCACAAGTTCTCGCGTCCCGAGGTGCAGAATCCACAGGCACCGCAGGTAGAGCCTAGCCAGGGCACGCCGACCCGGTCACCCTGCTGGTGCTCGCGGACGTCTTCACCGACCTCGATCACGCGGCCCACGATCTGGTGGCCAGGGATCAGGGGGAGCGTCGGCCTGGGTAGCTCGCCGTCCACGACGTGCAGATCGGTGCGGCAGATCCCGCAGGCGCTCACGCGGATGAGGAGCTGGCCGGCGGCTGCGGCAGGCCGGGGCAGCTGCTTTAGGCTCAGCGCTCCAGGCGCACGCTCGAGCAGCATGGCCCGCATTACCGGGACCCTGCCTGTGGCTCCAAACGCGCTGCGCTGTCGGCGAACCGCACCGCCGTGGCATACGCCAGCACCTCCACACTGCCCAACCCATCGCGGTACCCCCTTGCGATCGTGGAAGTGTGCAGGCGGCAGTTGAGGTAGGCGTGTGCGTCGGGGCACGACTCTTTCATGCGCAACACGGCTTCCCGGCGCCCGCGCTCGATGAGCGTGGCATAAGAACGCAGCTCGCCGCCAAACAGCATCCGCAAACCGGCGAGGAAACGTTTGTAGTAGTCGACCGACACCACCACGGAGCCGGAGGCGAGCGTAGCAGATGCAACGCGGCGCTCCGCAGGGCTCGCTTCAAGCTCGCGCACGCTGAGCACGGGGCGTGACGCCCATTGCTGCTCG of the Pseudomonadota bacterium genome contains:
- a CDS encoding zinc-dependent alcohol dehydrogenase family protein, whose protein sequence is MRAMLLERAPGALSLKQLPRPAAAAGQLLIRVSACGICRTDLHVVDGELPRPTLPLIPGHQIVGRVIEVGEDVREHQQGDRVGVPWLGSTCGACGFCTSGRENLCGRARFTGYQINGGYADYAVADQRYCFPIPRGFSDAAAAPLLCAGLIGFRSLRLAGQARRIGLYGFGAAAHIVAQVAAHQGRQVYAFTRKGDRAAQQLALQLGAVWAGDSQTAPPEPLEAAIIFAPVGALVPLALRAIDRGGTVVCAGIHMSDIPAFAYEMLWGERVIRSVANLTRADGTEFLRVAAEVPVRTHVTCYPLEDANGALEALRSGRLTGAGVLQIDRRHGRDGQPARAWAT
- a CDS encoding YbjQ family protein; the encoded protein is MTLAQALGYFLSPLLLLVLGYIAGRIAEQRHYRNLQAREQQWASRPVLSVRELEASPAERRVASATLASGSVVVSVDYYKRFLAGLRMLFGGELRSYATLIERGRREAVLRMKESCPDAHAYLNCRLHTSTIARGYRDGLGSVEVLAYATAVRFADSAARLEPQAGSR